NNNNNNNNNNNNNNNNNNNNNNNNNNNNNNNNNNNNNNNNNNNNNNNNNNNNNNNNNNNNNNNNNNNNNNNNNNNNNNNNNNNNNNNNNNNNNNNNNNNNNNNNNNNNNNNNNNNNNNNNNNNNNNNNNNNNNNNNNNNNNNNNNNNNNNNNNNNNNNNNNNNNNNNNNNNNNNNNNNNNNNNNNNNNNNNNNNNNNNNNNNNNNNNNNNNNNNNNNNatatgtatatatatatatatatatatatatatatatatatattataattaagaaattaagaaaactaagagaatcaaaaaagttttactgaTTTATAATGGAGTCGAAGAAAATAAGcagttaaataataacaaaaattatatccttttggcaactagaattttaaactgatttttattatgCTCAACTTTTATTGAAGTGAAGAGTAGATGATTTTTCCTTGGttgatattaaattgtaatctatttttttccaacaggATGCTGCAGAACTGCAACATCATACAAATGTGCCCCTGTCGATAATGTTGTGTGCTGTCCTGGTGGTGACTACAGCTGTCCAAACGGAGATTCTTGCGTCAAAATTCTCTGGTGGTTCATTTGCGTCAAGTTAGGAACCCCCACGAGAGACGGAAGCTTTGAATTGGATGCACTCACAAAGGCTATAACGAATGATAAGTGTTATGAGTAAAGTAATCAGCAATGTATCTGcttcattatcattattaaataaatcatttttcaatcaACATATGCACGAgtctc
Above is a window of Parasteatoda tepidariorum isolate YZ-2023 chromosome 5, CAS_Ptep_4.0, whole genome shotgun sequence DNA encoding:
- the LOC107453859 gene encoding uncharacterized protein isoform X2, translated to MKVLFVIVGVLCLAFLTSAEPCGDGGYCTGVGRCCRTATSYKCAPVDNVVCCPGGDYSCPNGDSCVKILWWFICVKLGTPTRDGSFELDALTKAITNDKCYE
- the LOC107453859 gene encoding uncharacterized protein isoform X1, which codes for MVSLLRKVLFVIVGVLCLAFLTSAEPCGDGGYCTGVGRCCRTATSYKCAPVDNVVCCPGGDYSCPNGDSCVKILWWFICVKLGTPTRDGSFELDALTKAITNDKCYE